From a single Larimichthys crocea isolate SSNF chromosome XIII, L_crocea_2.0, whole genome shotgun sequence genomic region:
- the ehmt2 gene encoding histone-lysine N-methyltransferase EHMT2 isoform X1, with translation MSASETTTKEPPEGNDSETPAGPLAGPSQVNEENSKLADNAASTSAAVAKKTEPMGGMSSMLSSQQPGKDASGENGEKWSPASSPKKPAAGHAAKSLPSMSSPSTSSPSTSSVLSPGRAKMSVSGPGSSKSVPAPGPSSSSSSSSSSATASSAPSSAPPKIHRARKTMNRPPPGQMSHIEGPVTPSGSSACLSSDAETASKRRKLGHLSDSTPAKSEIVPDKAQTVEETLFHKKVEPVNKSTTEKSNGSVGKSEEEKNQISSPSTRDSKKSEDGGAEARQHAKDIEGSVNMSDHSSESETQRAGQSRNESEESSWPQSDQDKERNTADVVETVGAGRSAEYTEVPLGALDIAAADSLTLSPHHEGSDAGDTERLEELPLCSCRMEAPRVDSTSHRVSRQCMATESINGELRACTNRTIKGETMRPSSRVSLMVLCDVHRSHMVKHHCCPGCGYFCIAGTFLECCPDQRIAHRFHRGCVTVLGGGRSRANGGGMLFCPHCGEDASEAQEVTIPSFSSATTSATTVVTMSASSTTTPSLPPSAPTAPSLAASTGGMKDGKMPERPVSARMRSHGLVTLALEQQQPPSQPVAAAATVATVPPAEEGVDSVGPSLCMPNGKPISPSALPPGPSRAALQKAILTQDTERKKKLRFHPRQLYPAAKQGEVQRVLLMLMEGIDPTYQPDSQNRRSALHAAAQRGLLEVCYMLIQAGAQVDAQDKDLRTPLLEAIINNHIEVARYLFQNGACVYHVEEDGYTGLHHAAKLGNLEIVNMLLETGQVDVNAQDSGGWTPIIWAAEHKHVEVIKSLLNRGADVTINDKSHLSSQELNVCLHWAAYAGNVDIAELVLNSGCSLASVNMHGDTPLHIAAREGYLECVTLFLSRGADIDIMNREGDTPLTLARADTPVWVALQINRKLRRGITNRMLRTERIICSDVAQGYENVPIPCVNAVDDEGCPSDYKYVSENCETSAMNIDRNITHLQHCSCTDDCSSSNCLCGQLSIRCWYDKDQRLLQEFNKIEPPLIFECNMACSCYRTCKNRVVQAGIKVRLQLYRTEKMGWGVRALQDIPQGSFICEYVGELISDAEADVREDDSYLFDLDNKDGEVYCIDARYYGNISRFINHLCDPNLIPVRVFMLHQDLRFPRIAFFSSRDILSGQELGFDYGDRFWDIKSKYFTCQCGSEKCKHSAEAIALEQSRLARLESCPESGADCGVTMLGNS, from the exons ATGTCGGCATCTGAGACAACGACAAAG gagCCTCCTGAAGGAAATGACTCAGAAACACCCGCAGGTCCATTAGCCGGACCAAGTCAAGTAAACGAAG AGAACTCTAAACTTGCAGATAATGCAGCCTCCACCTCAGCTGCTGTTGCCAAGAAGACAGAGCCCATGGGTGGGATGTCGTCAATGTTGTCATCACAGCAGCCAGGGAAAGACGCTTCTGGAGAGAATGGAGAGAAATGGTCACCCGCCTCCTCCCCAAAGAAACCTGCTGCAG GACACGCAGCAAAGTCCCTTCCATCAATGTCCTCTCCGTCTACATCCTCTCCGTCTACGTCTTCAGTGTTATCACCTGGTCGAGCAAAGATGAGTGTTTCTGGTCCTGGAAGCAGTAAATCCGTCCCAGCACCTggtccttcctcttcttcttcttcatcttcctcctctgccacagcttcctcagctccttcttctgcCCCACCCAAGATCCACAGAGCCCGCAAGACCATGAACAGGCCTCCACCAGGACAG ATGAGCCACATTGAGGGACCCGTGACACCTTCAGGATCCTCCGCCTGCCTTTCCTCTGATGCTGAAACTG CttccaaaagaagaaaactgggTCATTTATCTGACAGCACACCTGCAAAGTCTGAGATTGTTCCAGACAAAGCTCAAACTGTG GAAGAGACGTTATTCCATAAAAAAGTGGAGCCtgtaaacaaaagcacaacGGAGAAAAGCAACGGCAGTGTGGGGAagtcagaggaggaaaaaaatcagatttccaGTCCATCCACACGGGATTCAAAAAAG TCTGAAGATGGTGGAGCAGAGGCAAGGCAGCACGCTAAAGACATAGAGGGGTCAGTGAACATGTCAGATCAT AGCTCAGAgtctgagacacagagagccGGCCAGAGTAGAAATGAGAGCGAGGAGTCTTCATGGCCTCAGTCGGAccaggacaaagagagaaacacagctgaTGTGGTGGAGACAGTGGGAG CAGGAAGGTCTGCTGAGTACACAGAGGTTCCCTTGGGTGCTCTGGacattgctgctgctgacagtcTGACACTTTCTCCTCATCATG aaGGAAGTGATGCAGGAGACACGGAGCGGCTGGAAGAACTCCCTCTGTGCAGTTGCAGGATGGAGGCTCCTCGAGTTGACAGCACCAGCCACCGCGTCAGTAGACAGTGTATGGCCACTGAGAGCATCAACGGAGAG CTGAGGGCTTGTACCAATCGGACTATAAAAGGGGAGACCATGCGGCCGTCCAGCCGAGTGTCCCTCATGGTGCTCTGTGACGTCCATCGCTCACACATGGTCAAACACCACTGCTGCCCTGGGTGTGGATACTTCTGCATAGCG GGCACATTTCTTGAGTGCTGCCCAGACCAGCGCATCGCTCACCGTTTCCACCGGGGTTGTGTGACGGTGTTGGGCGGTGGGCGCAGCAGAGCAAATGGTGGCGGTATGCTTTTCTGCCCCCACTGTGGTGAAGATGCCTCCGAGGCCCAGGAGGTCACCATCCCCTCCTTTAGCTCAGCCACAACCTCCGCAACCACCGTCGTCACCATGTCGGCCTCGTCCACCACCACCCCGTCTCTGCCACCATCTGCGCCCACGGCACCCTCACTCGCCGCCTCGACGGGGGGGATGAAGGACGGGAAGATGCCTGAAAGACCTGTCAG TGCACGTATGCGTAGCCATGGCTTGGTAACACTGGCattagagcagcagcagccgccgtCACAGCCTGTAGCCGCGGCAGCAACTGTGGCCACTGTCCCCCCAGCAGAGGAAGGAGTGGACAGCGTGGGACCGTCTCTCTGTATGCCAAATGGGAAACCCATCAGCCCCAGCGCACTTCCACCAGGGCCCAGCAGGGCGGCGCTGCAGAAAGCCATTCtcacacaggacacagagaG gaagaagaaactgagATTCCACCCCCGTCAGCTTTACCCTGCTGCCAAACAAGGAGAGGTGCAGAGAGTTCTGCTCATGTTGA TGGAGGGCATAGATCCAACATACCAGCCGGACTCTCAGAACAGGCGCTCTGCTCTACAtgctgcagctcagagaggtCTGCTGGAAGTCTGCTATATGCTCATACAG GCCGGCGCTCAGGTGGATGCACAGGACAAAGACCTGAGGACCCCTTTGTTGGAAGCAATCATCAACAATCACATTGAGGTGGCTCGCTACCTGTTCCAGAACGGCGCCTGTGTCTATCATGTC GAGGAGGATGGATATACTGGCCTCCACCACGCAGCCAAGCTGGGAAACCTGGAAATTGTCAACATGCTTTTGGAAACGGGGCAGGTTGATGTAAATGCACAG GACAGCGGTGGCTGGACGCCGATCATCTGGGCTGCAGAGCACAAACATGTAGAGGTGATAAAATCGCTGTTGAACAGAGGAGCTGATGTCACCATTAATGATAAA TCCCATCTTTCCTCTCAGGAGCTGAATGTATGTCTGCACTGGGCGGCATATGCAGGAAATGTGGATATAGCAGAGCTGGTGTTGAACTCTGGCTGCTCGCTCGCCTCAGTCAATATGCATGGAGACACGCCGCTCCACATCGCCGCCAGAGAGGGTTATTTGGAATGTGTTAC TTTGTTCCTGTCCAGAGGTGCAGACATTGACATTATGAACAGGGAAGGAGACACTCCTCTGACTCTCGCACGGGCCGACACACCGGTGTGGGTGGCTCTCCAGATCAACAGGAAGCTGAGGAGGGGAATAACCAATCGCATGCTTCGGACTGAAAGAATCATCTGCAG TGACGTTGCGCAGGGCTACGAGAACGTACCGATTCCCTGTGTGAATGCAGTGGATGACGAGGGCTGTCCGTCAGACTACAAATATGTTTCAGAAAACTGTGAAACTTCAGCAATGAACATCGACCGCAATATAACACACTTACAG CACTGTAGCTGCACTGATGACTGCTCATCTAGTAACTGCCTCTGTGGACAGCTCAGTATCCGCTGCTGGTACGACAAG GATCAGCGGCTGCTCCAGGAGTTCAACAAAATTGAACCTCCACTCATATTTGAATGCAACATGGCGTGTTCCTGTTACCGAACATGCAAGAACCGTGTGGTGCAGGCAGGCATTAA agTTCGTCTTCAGCTCTACAGGACAGAGAAGATGGGCTGGGGGGTTCGAGCTCTGCAGGATATACCCCAGGGAAGCTTCATCTGCGA ATACGTCGGGGAGCTGATCTCCGATGCAGAGGCAGATGTTCGAGAAGACGACTCATACCTGTTTGACCTCGACAACAAG
- the ehmt2 gene encoding histone-lysine N-methyltransferase EHMT2 isoform X3, protein MYAPRNEPPEGNDSETPAGPLAGPSQVNEENSKLADNAASTSAAVAKKTEPMGGMSSMLSSQQPGKDASGENGEKWSPASSPKKPAAGHAAKSLPSMSSPSTSSPSTSSVLSPGRAKMSVSGPGSSKSVPAPGPSSSSSSSSSSATASSAPSSAPPKIHRARKTMNRPPPGQMSHIEGPVTPSGSSACLSSDAETASKRRKLGHLSDSTPAKSEIVPDKAQTVEETLFHKKVEPVNKSTTEKSNGSVGKSEEEKNQISSPSTRDSKKSEDGGAEARQHAKDIEGSVNMSDHSSESETQRAGQSRNESEESSWPQSDQDKERNTADVVETVGAGRSAEYTEVPLGALDIAAADSLTLSPHHEGSDAGDTERLEELPLCSCRMEAPRVDSTSHRVSRQCMATESINGELRACTNRTIKGETMRPSSRVSLMVLCDVHRSHMVKHHCCPGCGYFCIAGTFLECCPDQRIAHRFHRGCVTVLGGGRSRANGGGMLFCPHCGEDASEAQEVTIPSFSSATTSATTVVTMSASSTTTPSLPPSAPTAPSLAASTGGMKDGKMPERPVSARMRSHGLVTLALEQQQPPSQPVAAAATVATVPPAEEGVDSVGPSLCMPNGKPISPSALPPGPSRAALQKAILTQDTERKKKLRFHPRQLYPAAKQGEVQRVLLMLMEGIDPTYQPDSQNRRSALHAAAQRGLLEVCYMLIQAGAQVDAQDKDLRTPLLEAIINNHIEVARYLFQNGACVYHVEEDGYTGLHHAAKLGNLEIVNMLLETGQVDVNAQDSGGWTPIIWAAEHKHVEVIKSLLNRGADVTINDKSHLSSQELNVCLHWAAYAGNVDIAELVLNSGCSLASVNMHGDTPLHIAAREGYLECVTLFLSRGADIDIMNREGDTPLTLARADTPVWVALQINRKLRRGITNRMLRTERIICSDVAQGYENVPIPCVNAVDDEGCPSDYKYVSENCETSAMNIDRNITHLQHCSCTDDCSSSNCLCGQLSIRCWYDKDQRLLQEFNKIEPPLIFECNMACSCYRTCKNRVVQAGIKVRLQLYRTEKMGWGVRALQDIPQGSFICEYVGELISDAEADVREDDSYLFDLDNKDGEVYCIDARYYGNISRFINHLCDPNLIPVRVFMLHQDLRFPRIAFFSSRDILSGQELGFDYGDRFWDIKSKYFTCQCGSEKCKHSAEAIALEQSRLARLESCPESGADCGVTMLGNS, encoded by the exons ATGTATGCTCCACGAAAT gagCCTCCTGAAGGAAATGACTCAGAAACACCCGCAGGTCCATTAGCCGGACCAAGTCAAGTAAACGAAG AGAACTCTAAACTTGCAGATAATGCAGCCTCCACCTCAGCTGCTGTTGCCAAGAAGACAGAGCCCATGGGTGGGATGTCGTCAATGTTGTCATCACAGCAGCCAGGGAAAGACGCTTCTGGAGAGAATGGAGAGAAATGGTCACCCGCCTCCTCCCCAAAGAAACCTGCTGCAG GACACGCAGCAAAGTCCCTTCCATCAATGTCCTCTCCGTCTACATCCTCTCCGTCTACGTCTTCAGTGTTATCACCTGGTCGAGCAAAGATGAGTGTTTCTGGTCCTGGAAGCAGTAAATCCGTCCCAGCACCTggtccttcctcttcttcttcttcatcttcctcctctgccacagcttcctcagctccttcttctgcCCCACCCAAGATCCACAGAGCCCGCAAGACCATGAACAGGCCTCCACCAGGACAG ATGAGCCACATTGAGGGACCCGTGACACCTTCAGGATCCTCCGCCTGCCTTTCCTCTGATGCTGAAACTG CttccaaaagaagaaaactgggTCATTTATCTGACAGCACACCTGCAAAGTCTGAGATTGTTCCAGACAAAGCTCAAACTGTG GAAGAGACGTTATTCCATAAAAAAGTGGAGCCtgtaaacaaaagcacaacGGAGAAAAGCAACGGCAGTGTGGGGAagtcagaggaggaaaaaaatcagatttccaGTCCATCCACACGGGATTCAAAAAAG TCTGAAGATGGTGGAGCAGAGGCAAGGCAGCACGCTAAAGACATAGAGGGGTCAGTGAACATGTCAGATCAT AGCTCAGAgtctgagacacagagagccGGCCAGAGTAGAAATGAGAGCGAGGAGTCTTCATGGCCTCAGTCGGAccaggacaaagagagaaacacagctgaTGTGGTGGAGACAGTGGGAG CAGGAAGGTCTGCTGAGTACACAGAGGTTCCCTTGGGTGCTCTGGacattgctgctgctgacagtcTGACACTTTCTCCTCATCATG aaGGAAGTGATGCAGGAGACACGGAGCGGCTGGAAGAACTCCCTCTGTGCAGTTGCAGGATGGAGGCTCCTCGAGTTGACAGCACCAGCCACCGCGTCAGTAGACAGTGTATGGCCACTGAGAGCATCAACGGAGAG CTGAGGGCTTGTACCAATCGGACTATAAAAGGGGAGACCATGCGGCCGTCCAGCCGAGTGTCCCTCATGGTGCTCTGTGACGTCCATCGCTCACACATGGTCAAACACCACTGCTGCCCTGGGTGTGGATACTTCTGCATAGCG GGCACATTTCTTGAGTGCTGCCCAGACCAGCGCATCGCTCACCGTTTCCACCGGGGTTGTGTGACGGTGTTGGGCGGTGGGCGCAGCAGAGCAAATGGTGGCGGTATGCTTTTCTGCCCCCACTGTGGTGAAGATGCCTCCGAGGCCCAGGAGGTCACCATCCCCTCCTTTAGCTCAGCCACAACCTCCGCAACCACCGTCGTCACCATGTCGGCCTCGTCCACCACCACCCCGTCTCTGCCACCATCTGCGCCCACGGCACCCTCACTCGCCGCCTCGACGGGGGGGATGAAGGACGGGAAGATGCCTGAAAGACCTGTCAG TGCACGTATGCGTAGCCATGGCTTGGTAACACTGGCattagagcagcagcagccgccgtCACAGCCTGTAGCCGCGGCAGCAACTGTGGCCACTGTCCCCCCAGCAGAGGAAGGAGTGGACAGCGTGGGACCGTCTCTCTGTATGCCAAATGGGAAACCCATCAGCCCCAGCGCACTTCCACCAGGGCCCAGCAGGGCGGCGCTGCAGAAAGCCATTCtcacacaggacacagagaG gaagaagaaactgagATTCCACCCCCGTCAGCTTTACCCTGCTGCCAAACAAGGAGAGGTGCAGAGAGTTCTGCTCATGTTGA TGGAGGGCATAGATCCAACATACCAGCCGGACTCTCAGAACAGGCGCTCTGCTCTACAtgctgcagctcagagaggtCTGCTGGAAGTCTGCTATATGCTCATACAG GCCGGCGCTCAGGTGGATGCACAGGACAAAGACCTGAGGACCCCTTTGTTGGAAGCAATCATCAACAATCACATTGAGGTGGCTCGCTACCTGTTCCAGAACGGCGCCTGTGTCTATCATGTC GAGGAGGATGGATATACTGGCCTCCACCACGCAGCCAAGCTGGGAAACCTGGAAATTGTCAACATGCTTTTGGAAACGGGGCAGGTTGATGTAAATGCACAG GACAGCGGTGGCTGGACGCCGATCATCTGGGCTGCAGAGCACAAACATGTAGAGGTGATAAAATCGCTGTTGAACAGAGGAGCTGATGTCACCATTAATGATAAA TCCCATCTTTCCTCTCAGGAGCTGAATGTATGTCTGCACTGGGCGGCATATGCAGGAAATGTGGATATAGCAGAGCTGGTGTTGAACTCTGGCTGCTCGCTCGCCTCAGTCAATATGCATGGAGACACGCCGCTCCACATCGCCGCCAGAGAGGGTTATTTGGAATGTGTTAC TTTGTTCCTGTCCAGAGGTGCAGACATTGACATTATGAACAGGGAAGGAGACACTCCTCTGACTCTCGCACGGGCCGACACACCGGTGTGGGTGGCTCTCCAGATCAACAGGAAGCTGAGGAGGGGAATAACCAATCGCATGCTTCGGACTGAAAGAATCATCTGCAG TGACGTTGCGCAGGGCTACGAGAACGTACCGATTCCCTGTGTGAATGCAGTGGATGACGAGGGCTGTCCGTCAGACTACAAATATGTTTCAGAAAACTGTGAAACTTCAGCAATGAACATCGACCGCAATATAACACACTTACAG CACTGTAGCTGCACTGATGACTGCTCATCTAGTAACTGCCTCTGTGGACAGCTCAGTATCCGCTGCTGGTACGACAAG GATCAGCGGCTGCTCCAGGAGTTCAACAAAATTGAACCTCCACTCATATTTGAATGCAACATGGCGTGTTCCTGTTACCGAACATGCAAGAACCGTGTGGTGCAGGCAGGCATTAA agTTCGTCTTCAGCTCTACAGGACAGAGAAGATGGGCTGGGGGGTTCGAGCTCTGCAGGATATACCCCAGGGAAGCTTCATCTGCGA ATACGTCGGGGAGCTGATCTCCGATGCAGAGGCAGATGTTCGAGAAGACGACTCATACCTGTTTGACCTCGACAACAAG
- the ehmt2 gene encoding histone-lysine N-methyltransferase EHMT2 isoform X6 — protein sequence MYAPRNEPPEGNDSETPAGPLAGPSQVNEDNAASTSAAVAKKTEPMGGMSSMLSSQQPGKDASGENGEKWSPASSPKKPAAGHAAKSLPSMSSPSTSSPSTSSVLSPGRAKMSVSGPGSSKSVPAPGPSSSSSSSSSSATASSAPSSAPPKIHRARKTMNRPPPGQMSHIEGPVTPSGSSACLSSDAETASKRRKLGHLSDSTPAKSEIVPDKAQTVEETLFHKKVEPVNKSTTEKSNGSVGKSEEEKNQISSPSTRDSKKSEDGGAEARQHAKDIEGSVNMSDHSSESETQRAGQSRNESEESSWPQSDQDKERNTADVVETVGAGRSAEYTEVPLGALDIAAADSLTLSPHHEGSDAGDTERLEELPLCSCRMEAPRVDSTSHRVSRQCMATESINGELRACTNRTIKGETMRPSSRVSLMVLCDVHRSHMVKHHCCPGCGYFCIAGTFLECCPDQRIAHRFHRGCVTVLGGGRSRANGGGMLFCPHCGEDASEAQEVTIPSFSSATTSATTVVTMSASSTTTPSLPPSAPTAPSLAASTGGMKDGKMPERPVSARMRSHGLVTLALEQQQPPSQPVAAAATVATVPPAEEGVDSVGPSLCMPNGKPISPSALPPGPSRAALQKAILTQDTERKKKLRFHPRQLYPAAKQGEVQRVLLMLMEGIDPTYQPDSQNRRSALHAAAQRGLLEVCYMLIQAGAQVDAQDKDLRTPLLEAIINNHIEVARYLFQNGACVYHVEEDGYTGLHHAAKLGNLEIVNMLLETGQVDVNAQDSGGWTPIIWAAEHKHVEVIKSLLNRGADVTINDKSHLSSQELNVCLHWAAYAGNVDIAELVLNSGCSLASVNMHGDTPLHIAAREGYLECVTLFLSRGADIDIMNREGDTPLTLARADTPVWVALQINRKLRRGITNRMLRTERIICSDVAQGYENVPIPCVNAVDDEGCPSDYKYVSENCETSAMNIDRNITHLQHCSCTDDCSSSNCLCGQLSIRCWYDKDQRLLQEFNKIEPPLIFECNMACSCYRTCKNRVVQAGIKVRLQLYRTEKMGWGVRALQDIPQGSFICEYVGELISDAEADVREDDSYLFDLDNKDGEVYCIDARYYGNISRFINHLCDPNLIPVRVFMLHQDLRFPRIAFFSSRDILSGQELGFDYGDRFWDIKSKYFTCQCGSEKCKHSAEAIALEQSRLARLESCPESGADCGVTMLGNS from the exons ATGTATGCTCCACGAAAT gagCCTCCTGAAGGAAATGACTCAGAAACACCCGCAGGTCCATTAGCCGGACCAAGTCAAGTAAACGAAG ATAATGCAGCCTCCACCTCAGCTGCTGTTGCCAAGAAGACAGAGCCCATGGGTGGGATGTCGTCAATGTTGTCATCACAGCAGCCAGGGAAAGACGCTTCTGGAGAGAATGGAGAGAAATGGTCACCCGCCTCCTCCCCAAAGAAACCTGCTGCAG GACACGCAGCAAAGTCCCTTCCATCAATGTCCTCTCCGTCTACATCCTCTCCGTCTACGTCTTCAGTGTTATCACCTGGTCGAGCAAAGATGAGTGTTTCTGGTCCTGGAAGCAGTAAATCCGTCCCAGCACCTggtccttcctcttcttcttcttcatcttcctcctctgccacagcttcctcagctccttcttctgcCCCACCCAAGATCCACAGAGCCCGCAAGACCATGAACAGGCCTCCACCAGGACAG ATGAGCCACATTGAGGGACCCGTGACACCTTCAGGATCCTCCGCCTGCCTTTCCTCTGATGCTGAAACTG CttccaaaagaagaaaactgggTCATTTATCTGACAGCACACCTGCAAAGTCTGAGATTGTTCCAGACAAAGCTCAAACTGTG GAAGAGACGTTATTCCATAAAAAAGTGGAGCCtgtaaacaaaagcacaacGGAGAAAAGCAACGGCAGTGTGGGGAagtcagaggaggaaaaaaatcagatttccaGTCCATCCACACGGGATTCAAAAAAG TCTGAAGATGGTGGAGCAGAGGCAAGGCAGCACGCTAAAGACATAGAGGGGTCAGTGAACATGTCAGATCAT AGCTCAGAgtctgagacacagagagccGGCCAGAGTAGAAATGAGAGCGAGGAGTCTTCATGGCCTCAGTCGGAccaggacaaagagagaaacacagctgaTGTGGTGGAGACAGTGGGAG CAGGAAGGTCTGCTGAGTACACAGAGGTTCCCTTGGGTGCTCTGGacattgctgctgctgacagtcTGACACTTTCTCCTCATCATG aaGGAAGTGATGCAGGAGACACGGAGCGGCTGGAAGAACTCCCTCTGTGCAGTTGCAGGATGGAGGCTCCTCGAGTTGACAGCACCAGCCACCGCGTCAGTAGACAGTGTATGGCCACTGAGAGCATCAACGGAGAG CTGAGGGCTTGTACCAATCGGACTATAAAAGGGGAGACCATGCGGCCGTCCAGCCGAGTGTCCCTCATGGTGCTCTGTGACGTCCATCGCTCACACATGGTCAAACACCACTGCTGCCCTGGGTGTGGATACTTCTGCATAGCG GGCACATTTCTTGAGTGCTGCCCAGACCAGCGCATCGCTCACCGTTTCCACCGGGGTTGTGTGACGGTGTTGGGCGGTGGGCGCAGCAGAGCAAATGGTGGCGGTATGCTTTTCTGCCCCCACTGTGGTGAAGATGCCTCCGAGGCCCAGGAGGTCACCATCCCCTCCTTTAGCTCAGCCACAACCTCCGCAACCACCGTCGTCACCATGTCGGCCTCGTCCACCACCACCCCGTCTCTGCCACCATCTGCGCCCACGGCACCCTCACTCGCCGCCTCGACGGGGGGGATGAAGGACGGGAAGATGCCTGAAAGACCTGTCAG TGCACGTATGCGTAGCCATGGCTTGGTAACACTGGCattagagcagcagcagccgccgtCACAGCCTGTAGCCGCGGCAGCAACTGTGGCCACTGTCCCCCCAGCAGAGGAAGGAGTGGACAGCGTGGGACCGTCTCTCTGTATGCCAAATGGGAAACCCATCAGCCCCAGCGCACTTCCACCAGGGCCCAGCAGGGCGGCGCTGCAGAAAGCCATTCtcacacaggacacagagaG gaagaagaaactgagATTCCACCCCCGTCAGCTTTACCCTGCTGCCAAACAAGGAGAGGTGCAGAGAGTTCTGCTCATGTTGA TGGAGGGCATAGATCCAACATACCAGCCGGACTCTCAGAACAGGCGCTCTGCTCTACAtgctgcagctcagagaggtCTGCTGGAAGTCTGCTATATGCTCATACAG GCCGGCGCTCAGGTGGATGCACAGGACAAAGACCTGAGGACCCCTTTGTTGGAAGCAATCATCAACAATCACATTGAGGTGGCTCGCTACCTGTTCCAGAACGGCGCCTGTGTCTATCATGTC GAGGAGGATGGATATACTGGCCTCCACCACGCAGCCAAGCTGGGAAACCTGGAAATTGTCAACATGCTTTTGGAAACGGGGCAGGTTGATGTAAATGCACAG GACAGCGGTGGCTGGACGCCGATCATCTGGGCTGCAGAGCACAAACATGTAGAGGTGATAAAATCGCTGTTGAACAGAGGAGCTGATGTCACCATTAATGATAAA TCCCATCTTTCCTCTCAGGAGCTGAATGTATGTCTGCACTGGGCGGCATATGCAGGAAATGTGGATATAGCAGAGCTGGTGTTGAACTCTGGCTGCTCGCTCGCCTCAGTCAATATGCATGGAGACACGCCGCTCCACATCGCCGCCAGAGAGGGTTATTTGGAATGTGTTAC TTTGTTCCTGTCCAGAGGTGCAGACATTGACATTATGAACAGGGAAGGAGACACTCCTCTGACTCTCGCACGGGCCGACACACCGGTGTGGGTGGCTCTCCAGATCAACAGGAAGCTGAGGAGGGGAATAACCAATCGCATGCTTCGGACTGAAAGAATCATCTGCAG TGACGTTGCGCAGGGCTACGAGAACGTACCGATTCCCTGTGTGAATGCAGTGGATGACGAGGGCTGTCCGTCAGACTACAAATATGTTTCAGAAAACTGTGAAACTTCAGCAATGAACATCGACCGCAATATAACACACTTACAG CACTGTAGCTGCACTGATGACTGCTCATCTAGTAACTGCCTCTGTGGACAGCTCAGTATCCGCTGCTGGTACGACAAG GATCAGCGGCTGCTCCAGGAGTTCAACAAAATTGAACCTCCACTCATATTTGAATGCAACATGGCGTGTTCCTGTTACCGAACATGCAAGAACCGTGTGGTGCAGGCAGGCATTAA agTTCGTCTTCAGCTCTACAGGACAGAGAAGATGGGCTGGGGGGTTCGAGCTCTGCAGGATATACCCCAGGGAAGCTTCATCTGCGA ATACGTCGGGGAGCTGATCTCCGATGCAGAGGCAGATGTTCGAGAAGACGACTCATACCTGTTTGACCTCGACAACAAG